A single window of Polaribacter sp. SA4-10 DNA harbors:
- a CDS encoding succinylglutamate desuccinylase/aspartoacylase family protein — MSSKPFILLGKEIPEGKRTVLDLEVAKLHTRTTVKVPVIIERSKKPGPVVLLLAGIHGDETNGVGIIREIISQKINIPVNGTIICIPVFNIFGYLIHTREFPDGRDLNRMFPGSANGSLASQFAYQFTKEIAPHVDYVIDFHTGGGKRDNIAQIRCNKDDEKALELAKVFNPPMIVFSENITKSLRETLHKMGKTILLFEGGKSNELNPTIINEGLNGTKNVLIRLGLIEGKITVKETPIFVNKAKWIRASHSGMFIIMVTNGIFVKKKEVLGIIQDPFGDFKKKVYAPFDGHIFCINKTPIVNKGEALFHISFEE; from the coding sequence ATGTCGAGTAAACCATTTATCCTTTTAGGAAAAGAAATTCCTGAAGGAAAACGTACTGTTTTAGATTTAGAGGTTGCAAAATTACACACAAGAACAACTGTAAAAGTTCCTGTAATTATAGAACGTTCTAAAAAACCTGGGCCTGTTGTGTTATTATTAGCAGGTATTCATGGTGATGAAACAAATGGAGTTGGAATTATTAGAGAAATTATCTCTCAAAAAATAAATATACCCGTTAACGGAACTATTATCTGTATCCCTGTTTTTAATATCTTTGGATATTTAATTCATACAAGAGAATTTCCTGACGGACGTGATTTAAATAGAATGTTTCCTGGCTCTGCAAATGGTTCTTTAGCGAGTCAGTTTGCGTATCAATTTACAAAAGAAATTGCACCTCATGTAGATTATGTTATCGATTTTCATACAGGTGGCGGCAAACGTGACAATATTGCTCAAATTAGATGTAACAAAGACGATGAAAAAGCATTGGAGTTAGCAAAAGTTTTTAACCCTCCAATGATTGTTTTTTCAGAAAACATCACAAAATCTTTAAGAGAAACGTTGCATAAAATGGGTAAAACTATTTTATTATTTGAAGGTGGAAAATCGAATGAATTAAATCCAACAATTATTAACGAAGGATTAAACGGAACTAAGAATGTTCTGATTCGCTTAGGTTTAATAGAAGGAAAAATTACAGTAAAAGAAACACCTATTTTTGTAAACAAAGCAAAATGGATAAGAGCCTCTCATTCTGGAATGTTTATAATTATGGTTACCAATGGAATTTTTGTTAAGAAAAAAGAAGTTTTAGGCATTATACAAGACCCTTTTGGTGATTTTAAAAAGAAAGTTTATGCTCCTTTTGATGGACATATTTTTTGCATTAATAAAACACCTATTGTAAATAAAGGTGAAGCTTTGTTTCATATTAGTTTTGAAGAATAA
- the rimK gene encoding 30S ribosomal protein S6--L-glutamate ligase: MKIVILSRNPKLYSTRRLLEAAEKRGHEVMVVDHLKCNIEIEKKSPKIFYKGEYLENVDAIIPRIGASVTFYGTAVIRQFEMMKVFSAVSSQALVKSRDKLSSLQILARAGVGLPKTVFTNYTKDVEHVVESVGGAPLILKLLEGTQGLGVVLAETKNAATSVLEAFNGLGARVIAQEFIKEAGGADIRAFVVDGKIVGAMKRQGKEGEFRSNLHRGGNATIIELTDEEEKTALKATKALGLGVAGVDMLQSSKGPLVLEVNSSPGLEGIEVATGKNIAKEIIRYLEIHVE; encoded by the coding sequence ATGAAAATTGTAATTTTATCTAGAAATCCAAAATTGTATTCTACAAGAAGGTTGTTGGAAGCTGCTGAAAAAAGAGGCCACGAAGTTATGGTTGTAGATCATTTAAAATGCAATATCGAAATAGAAAAAAAATCACCTAAAATATTTTACAAAGGGGAATACTTAGAGAATGTAGATGCTATTATTCCAAGAATTGGTGCTTCTGTTACTTTTTATGGTACAGCAGTAATAAGACAATTTGAAATGATGAAAGTATTTTCTGCTGTTTCCTCACAAGCATTAGTAAAGTCTAGAGATAAATTAAGCAGTTTACAGATTTTAGCAAGAGCTGGTGTTGGCTTACCAAAAACGGTATTTACAAACTACACAAAAGACGTAGAACACGTAGTAGAGTCTGTTGGTGGTGCTCCATTAATTTTAAAACTTTTAGAAGGAACACAAGGTTTAGGTGTTGTTTTAGCAGAAACAAAAAATGCAGCAACTTCCGTTTTAGAAGCTTTTAATGGTTTAGGAGCAAGAGTTATTGCACAAGAATTTATTAAAGAAGCTGGTGGTGCAGATATTAGAGCTTTTGTAGTTGATGGAAAAATAGTTGGTGCAATGAAACGCCAAGGAAAAGAAGGAGAATTCCGTTCTAACTTGCATAGAGGTGGAAATGCAACTATAATAGAATTAACGGACGAAGAAGAAAAAACGGCTTTAAAAGCAACGAAAGCTTTAGGCTTAGGTGTTGCAGGTGTAGATATGTTACAATCTTCTAAAGGCCCATTGGTTTTAGAAGTAAATTCTTCTCCTGGTTTAGAAGGAATTGAAGTTGCAACAGGAAAAAACATTGCCAAAGAAATTATTAGATATTTAGAAATTCATGTCGAGTAA
- a CDS encoding RimK/LysX family protein: protein MKITIGRVDKADFPELSLADIDLKIDSGAYTSSIHCSNIEEFKVNGESLIKFTLLDPEHSFYNNKEFTSKNYSSKIVKSSNGISEKRFMVQTEIIIFNTSFPIYLTLSERKDMKFPILLGRKFLNKKFVIDTAKTNLSHKLKHKK, encoded by the coding sequence ATGAAAATAACAATTGGTCGTGTAGATAAAGCTGATTTTCCAGAATTATCACTTGCAGACATCGATTTAAAAATTGATTCTGGCGCCTACACTTCATCTATACATTGTTCAAATATTGAAGAATTTAAAGTAAATGGGGAAAGTTTAATTAAGTTCACATTATTAGATCCAGAGCATTCTTTTTATAACAATAAAGAGTTTACTTCAAAAAATTATTCTTCAAAAATTGTAAAAAGTTCTAATGGTATTTCTGAAAAACGTTTTATGGTTCAAACAGAAATCATCATTTTCAATACCTCTTTTCCAATTTATTTAACATTAAGTGAGCGAAAAGACATGAAATTTCCCATATTATTGGGGAGAAAATTTTTAAACAAAAAATTTGTGATAGATACAGCTAAAACAAATTTATCACACAAATTAAAACATAAAAAATAA
- a CDS encoding NAD(P)/FAD-dependent oxidoreductase, which produces MIKEIQLRVNLVEEHKENILLYKASKQLGVDKSEISAVKVLRKSIDARKKDIIFNYKVAVYINEQVPEKSDYIFEYKDVSKAKEVHIIGFGPAGMYAALRCIELGFKPIVLERGKNVKDRRRDLKAINQDHIVNEDSNYCFGEGGAGTYSDGKLYTRSLKRGDVRRIFENLVFHGATEQILVDAHPHIGTNKLPKIIENIRENILKFGGEIHFETRVIDFTISNNKLQAIQLQNGQEMAVKSVILATGHSARDIYELLHKKEIALKAKSFAMGVRVEHPQEIIDQIQYHCSGQRDELLPAAAYSLVHQVNNRGVYSFCMCPGGFIVPAATASGEVVVNGMSPSRRNNRFANSGIVVELDIDKDFAKYEKFGPLKGLEFQKDLEKIAFFAGGRTQTAPAQRLVDFVDGKLSTDLNDTSYQPGLKSAPLHSLLPKIIGGRLRKGFAAFGQKMHGYYTNEANVVGVESRTSSPVNIPRKENLEHTEIEGLFPCGEGGGYAGGIVSAAMDGERCAEAATSKL; this is translated from the coding sequence ATGATTAAAGAGATTCAACTTAGAGTAAATTTAGTAGAAGAACACAAAGAAAATATACTTTTATACAAAGCATCTAAACAATTAGGAGTTGATAAAAGTGAAATCTCGGCTGTAAAAGTTTTAAGAAAATCTATTGACGCTCGTAAAAAAGACATCATCTTTAATTATAAAGTTGCTGTTTATATTAATGAACAAGTTCCAGAAAAATCTGACTATATATTTGAATATAAAGATGTTTCTAAAGCAAAAGAAGTACATATTATTGGTTTTGGCCCTGCAGGAATGTACGCAGCATTGCGTTGTATAGAATTAGGTTTTAAACCAATTGTATTAGAACGTGGTAAAAATGTAAAAGATAGAAGAAGAGATTTAAAAGCCATAAATCAAGATCATATTGTAAATGAAGATTCTAATTATTGTTTTGGAGAAGGGGGCGCAGGAACGTATTCTGATGGTAAATTGTATACCAGAAGTTTAAAGCGGGGAGATGTAAGACGTATTTTTGAAAACCTTGTTTTTCATGGTGCAACAGAACAAATTTTAGTTGATGCACATCCTCATATCGGAACAAATAAATTGCCGAAAATAATTGAAAACATTAGAGAGAATATCTTGAAATTTGGTGGTGAAATTCATTTTGAAACGCGTGTCATAGATTTTACGATTTCCAATAATAAACTTCAAGCAATTCAGCTGCAAAACGGACAAGAAATGGCTGTAAAATCTGTCATATTAGCAACAGGTCATTCTGCAAGAGATATTTATGAATTGTTACATAAAAAAGAAATTGCTTTAAAAGCAAAATCTTTTGCAATGGGCGTTCGTGTAGAACATCCTCAAGAAATTATAGATCAAATTCAATATCATTGTTCTGGTCAAAGAGATGAACTTTTACCAGCAGCAGCTTATAGTTTGGTACATCAAGTAAATAACAGAGGTGTGTATTCTTTTTGCATGTGCCCTGGAGGATTTATTGTACCTGCTGCAACTGCAAGTGGTGAAGTTGTTGTAAACGGAATGTCACCAAGTAGAAGAAATAACCGATTTGCAAATTCTGGAATTGTAGTAGAATTAGATATTGATAAAGATTTTGCTAAATATGAAAAATTTGGTCCTTTAAAAGGGTTAGAATTTCAAAAAGATTTAGAAAAAATAGCTTTTTTTGCAGGAGGAAGAACGCAAACCGCTCCAGCACAAAGATTGGTAGATTTTGTTGATGGAAAATTATCTACAGATTTAAATGATACTTCGTATCAACCAGGTTTAAAATCGGCTCCACTACATTCTTTATTGCCAAAAATTATTGGCGGAAGGTTGCGTAAAGGTTTTGCTGCTTTTGGTCAAAAAATGCACGGTTATTATACAAATGAAGCAAATGTTGTTGGTGTAGAATCTAGAACTTCATCACCTGTAAACATTCCAAGAAAAGAAAATTTAGAACATACAGAAATAGAAGGTTTATTTCCTTGTGGAGAAGGTGGTGGTTATGCAGGAGGAATTGTTTCTGCAGCAATGGATGGAGAAAGATGTGCAGAAGCAGCAACTTCTAAACTATAA